The following coding sequences are from one Salvia hispanica cultivar TCC Black 2014 chromosome 3, UniMelb_Shisp_WGS_1.0, whole genome shotgun sequence window:
- the LOC125210117 gene encoding thiol protease SEN102-like gives MSIKYEKWIAQHGISYENEEVKEARFQIFKDNVRHIEKHNQEGNHTYKLGINEFADLTNEEFLAKYAISSMSSFKVVSSNQSSFEYKNLKNVAPSLDWRDHNAVTAVRNQGSCGCCFIFSAVTALEGLEAILSGNLIELSKQHILDCNYDHEACKGGRQDHAFEFVIKNGGLASEIDYPYTGIPGACANNKPSSLSSKITSFDWECESNVNHGVAVVGYGESERVKFWLVKNSWGTGWGEDGYVRLQRNVDAKEGMCGIAKFGCYPIV, from the exons ATGtccataaaatatgagaaatggATAGCTCAACATGGAATCTCCTATGAGAATGAGGAAGTAAAGGAAGCCAGGTTTCAGATTTTTAAAGATAATGTGCGGCATATTGAAAAGCATAATCAAGAAGGGAATCACACGTACAAGCTTGGGATAAACGAATTTGCAGATCTAACAAATGAAGAGTTTTTGGCTAAGTATGCAATAAGTTCCATGTCATCATTTAAGGTAGTATCATCGAATCAATCATcgtttgaatataaaaatttgaaaaatgtaGCACCTAGTCTTGACTGGAGAGATCACAATGCTGTCACTGCGGTTAGGAATCAAGGAAGTTGTG GATGTTGTTTTATATTCTCAGCCGTTACTGCTCTTGAAGGCTTAGAAGCCATTCTATCAGGCAACCTAATTGAATTATCAAAGCAACATATTTTAGATTGCAATTACGATCACGAAGCCTGCAAGGGAGGAAGACAAGATCATGCTTTTGAATTCGTCATAAAAAATGGAGGTCTTGCATCTGAAATCGACTATCCTTACACTGGAATTCCAGGAGCATGTGCCAATAACAAACCATCTTCTCTTTCCTCAAAGATAACTAGCTTTGATT GGGAGTGTGAAAGTAATGTAAATCATGGGGTTGCAGTAGTTGGTTATGGCGAAAGTGAAAGAGTTAAGTTTTGGTTGGTTAAGAATTCGTGGGGTACAGGGTGGGGAGAGGATGGATATGTGAGACTGCAGAGAAATGTAGATGCTAAAGAAGGCATGTGTGGTATtgcaaaatttggttgttatCCCATTGTGTAA